The sequence below is a genomic window from Pseudomonas cannabina.
TTCCTGCAGGTTCAGCTCGCGGGCCAGCACCAGTTGCGAGAAGCCGGCCTGATCGAGAAACTTCGCCCGGCCCAGCGTACGAATATCGGTCTGCGTGCTGGCGTGCAGTTCGATTGGTGGAATGTCAAGCTCCATGACCCCGAGGTCCTGCACGATCAGTGCATCGACGCCCGCGTCGTAGAGCTGATGGATCAGCTTGCGGGCCGGTTCCAGCTCGTCGTCATGCAGGATGGTGTTGATCGTGGTGAAGATCCGCGCGTGGTAGCGATGGGCGAATTTCACCAGTTCGGCGATATCGCTGACCTCGTTGCAGGCGTTGTGTCGCGCACCAAAGCTCGGCCCGCCGATGTACACCGCATCGGCGCCATGCAGGATGGCTTCACGGGCGATGGTCACGTCCCGGGCAGGGCTGAGCAATTCCAGGTGATGCTTGGGTAACGACATGGCAACGGGATCCGGCGGCGAGCAAAGCGCGCATTGTAGTGCGCCGCGCCGCGCGGCGCACCTGTTGCCGGTTTGCGCAGGTTATGGGCTGACCACCGGCGCTGCCTCAGCGTGAGCGCAGACGCAGGATTTTCGCGCCATCAAAGGGATCGGTCAGCCAGTGGGCGACGACGCCGAAGGTGCTCAGCAGGCGCTCTGGCGTCAGCACCTCGACCGGCGTGCCCAGCGCCACCAGTCGGCCTTTTTCCATGACCGCCACCCGGTCGCAATCCAGCGCCTGATTCAGGTCGTGCAGGGCAATTACCGTGGTCACCGGCAAGGCTTTGACCAGACCGAGGATGGTCAGTTGATGCTGGATATCTAGATGGTTGGTCGGCTCGTCCAGCAGCAGGATTTTTGGCCGTTGCGCCAGCGCCCTGGCGATGTGCACACGTTGCCGCTCGCCACCGGACAGGGTGTGCCAGGCACGTTTTTGCATATGCAACATGTCCACGTCGAGCAAGGCCTGACGCACGATGGCGTCGTCATTCGCGCTCCACGGCTCCAGTGCCGAAAGCCAGGGCGTGCGGCCCAGTTCGACGGCGTCCAGTACGGTCACCGCGTCGCTGGTTTCGGCCTGCTGCTCGACCACCGCCAGCAGGCGCGCCACGTCTCTGCGGCTCATGGCGGCAAGTGCCTGATCACCCAGCCTGACCGTGCCGCTCCCCGGCTTCTGAATGCCGGCCAGCAGCTTGAGCAAGGTGGATTTGCCCGAGCCATTGG
It includes:
- a CDS encoding ABC transporter ATP-binding protein, which produces MNAFAQSLGSPVLGCSGLGYSVRGTALLSDIDLSITAGETLAVVGPNGSGKSTLLKLLAGIQKPGSGTVRLGDQALAAMSRRDVARLLAVVEQQAETSDAVTVLDAVELGRTPWLSALEPWSANDDAIVRQALLDVDMLHMQKRAWHTLSGGERQRVHIARALAQRPKILLLDEPTNHLDIQHQLTILGLVKALPVTTVIALHDLNQALDCDRVAVMEKGRLVALGTPVEVLTPERLLSTFGVVAHWLTDPFDGAKILRLRSR